The Collinsella aerofaciens genomic interval TCGCCTGCTCGGTCTTGGTCTTGACCATTGCGGCACCTCCATCCATACAAAAAAGAAGCGGGGCCGAAACCCCACTTCTTTCAATTACAACTTCATTTGCAAGCAAACTATACCAATAGCTGCGAAAACGTGCAAGCACAGTACGAATCTGCAGGTCAGCGTGCGCACAGCTTCTCCACAAGAATAGGACAATTGACCGCAGACATCAGGGCAGGTACATGAAAAACGAGGGACGACCCAACCGAATCGCCCCTCGTCTTTTATGCGTCAGCTTTGCGCGCAGTGATTACTTAACCACCAGGTTGACCAGCTTGCCGGGTACACAGATAGCCTTGACGACCGTCTTGCCCTCGGTCCACTTGGCGACAGCAGCCTCGGCGGCAGCCTGCATTTCCTCGTTGGAGGCATCGCGGGGCACGTCGATGCGGCCACGGACCTTGCCGAGTACCTGGACGACGATCTGCACCGTGTCCTCGATGGACTCGGCCAGGTCGAACTCGGGCCAGGCGGCGGTGTAGGCGTTGCCCTCACAGCCGAGGGCCTCGTGCCACAGCTCGTCGGCCCAGAACGGGCAGATGGGCGCCAGGACGCTCACGATGTCCTTGGCCACGCCGTAGCACAGAGCCTTGTCACGCTCAGCGCCCTCGGTGGCGTTGAGGTAGGCGCTCGCCGCGTTGACGAGCTCCATGACGGCCGAGATCGCGGTGTTGAACTGGCCGCGATCGAAGTCCTCGGTGCACTTGGCAATGGTGCGGTGACGCTCGCGGTAGAGCTTCATCGCGGTCTCGTCGAGCACGGACTTGTCGAAGGCTACGTTGGCGTCACCCGACTGGACGAGCTGCCACACGATACGCCAGGCGCGCTTAATAAAGCGGTTGGCGCCCTCGACGGCCTTGGGATCCCAGTCGAAGTCCTTCTCGGGCGGGGCGATAAACAGGATCGCCAGACGCATGGTGTCGGCGCCGTAGGGCTCGATAACCGAGCTCGGGGGCACCACATTGCCCTTAGACTTGGACATGGTGTCGCCGTTCTCGTCCTTGACCATGCCCTGGCACAGCAGGTTGGTGAAGGGCTCGTCCACGCTCAGCAGGCCCAGGTCGCGCAGCGCCTTGGTAAAGAAGCGGCTGTAGAGCAGGTGAAGAATGGCGTGCTCGATGCCGCCGATGTAGTTATCGACGGGCATCCAACGGTCGGCGGCCTCGCGGGAGAAGGGCAGCTCGGTGTTGTGCGGGTCGGTATAGCGCAGGTAATACCAGCTGGAGCAGGTGAAGGTGTCCATGGTATCGGTCTCGCGCTTGGCCGGGCGACCGCAGACCGGGCAAGTGGTCTCGTAGAAGTCCTTGCACTCGGCGAGGGTCTCGCCGGCGCCCAGGTCCAGGTTCTCGGGCAGCGTCACCGGCAGTTGATCCTCGGGCACGGGCACAATACCGCAGTGCTCGCAGTGGATGGCCGGGATGGGGTTGCCCCAATAGCGCTGGCGGCTGATGAGCCAGTCGCGCAGGCGGAACTCGACCTTGCGACGGCCGCAGCCCATGGCCTCGAGGTCGGCCACGATGGCAGCCTCACCCTCGGAGTGCTTACCGCCGCGCATGCCAGTGTACTTGCCGGACTGGACCAGCGTACCCTCGGCAGCGTGGGCGCAATCCCAGTCGACGGTCTCGGCATGGAAGGTATCGATGGTCTCGCCGCTGGCCTCGACGACAGCGCGATCGTCATCGTCCAGGATAATCGGCACGATCGGCAGGTCGTACTTGCGGGCAAACTCAAAGTCGCGCTGGTCGCCGCAGGGAACGGCCATGACGGCGCCGGTGCCGTAGTCGGCAACGACATAATCGGCAACCCACACGGGGACCTTCTCGCCGTTGACGGGGTTCACCACGTAGCGTCCGGTAAAGGCACCGTGCTTCTCGAGAGCGCCCTGGGCGCGCTCGACGGCAGAGATATGCTTGGAGTCCTCGACGATCTTGGTCACGGCCTCCTCGTACTCCGTGCCCTCGACGAGCTCGTGCAGACGGGCGTACTCGGGAGCCAGGACAAAGAAGGAGACGCCAAAGAGCGTATCGGCACGCGTGGTGAAGACGGTGATCTTGCCCTCGTCGCCCTCGATGGGCTCGCCATCCTGGTCGCACAGGGTAAAGTCGACCTCGGCGCCCTCGGAGCGGCCAATCCAGTTGGCCTGCATCTGCTTGACGCGCTCAGGCCAGCCGGGGAGCTTCTCCAGATCGTCGAGCAGCTCCTGGGAGTACTCGGTAATCTTGAAGTACCACTGCTCAAGATCGCGCTTCTCGGGCTCGGTGCCGCAGCGCCAGCACTTGCCCTCGGTGACCTGCTCGTTGGCCAGAACGGTCTTGCAGTTGGGGCACCAGTTGACCGGGTTCTTCTTGCGGTAGACCAGGCCCTTTTCCCACAGCTTCTCAAAGATCCACTGACCCCAGCGGTAGTAGTCGGGGCTGCAGGTCTTGACCATGCGATCCAGATCGTAGGAGAAGCCCATGCGCTTCATCGTGGCGAGCGCCTGGTCCATATTCTTATACGTCCAGGCGGCAGCCTGCGTATTGTGCTTGATGGCGGCGTTCTCGGCAGGCAGACCAAAGGCGTCAAAGCCGATGGGATGCAGCACGTCGTAGCCGCGCATGCGGGCCTGACGGGCCATGGCATCGCCAATGGTATAGTTGCGAGCGTGGCCCATGTGCAGGTCGCCCGACGGATACGGGAACATCTCGAGCACGTACTTCTTGGGCTTACTGTCGTCGGTGTCGACGGCAAAGAGGTTGGAGTCCTCCCAGGCCTTCATCCACTTGGACTCAATGGCCTGCGCGTCGTAGGCAGGAATCTCGTCCTTATGATCTGTGCAATCGCACATATCAGCTCCTTTAATCTTAGCTGGGGTCGGTCGGCTTAGCTTTATTCGCTACTGCGGACAGTCCTGCGCAAGACGAAGAGCACATTTAGTGCTCTTCTTTGCGTGCGGAACTTGTAGCGAACAAAGCTAAGCCGCCCGACCCTAAGGTTGACTCGACTGATAATAGCAAATACAACAAGCGAGATGCCTGCGACTTGCGGGCATCTCGCTTTATCTAAATAACGTGGTTTTGAATCAACCTTTGTTTGAAACTCGTTCTAGCACGAAAGGGTTTTCCAAGTGCCGCAAATTGCCATGAAAGAGGAGCGACGCGTACTTTGGTACGAGAGCGACGGTTTGAACGGCAAGGTGCGGTGCTTGGGAAAGCCGCTTAGCGGTAGCTGACGCTTTGCTGGGAGTCCTTGACGACTACGTCGTGGGCGCCGCCTTCGACGATGGAAGTAGAGCTGACAAGCGTTAGGCGTGCCTTTTCCTGGAGCTCGGGGATCGAGAGGGCGCCGCAGTTGCACATCGTGGACTTGACCTTGTAGAGCGTGCCGCCCACGCCGTCCTTGAGGGAGCCGGCGTAAGGAACGTAGGAATCGACGCCCTCGACGAAGCTGAGCTTCGCGGCGCCGCCCAGGTCGTAGCGCTGCCAGTTGCGGGCACGCGCAGAACCCTCGCCCCAGTACTCCTTCATGTACTGGCCATTGACGTTGACGCGCTCGGTCGGGCTCTCGTCAAAGCGGGCGAAGTAACGGCCCAGCATCATAAAGTCGGCACCCATGGCAAGGGCAAGCGTCATGTGGTAGTCGTAGACGATACCGCCGTCGGAGCACACGGGCACGTAGACGCCGGTCTCCTCGTAGTACTCGTCGCGAGCGCGGCAGACGTCGATCAACGCAGTGGCCTGGCCACGGCCGATACCCTTGGTCTCACGGGTAATGCAAATGGAACCGCCGCCGATACCGACCTTGATGAAATCGGCACCACAGTCAGCCAGGAAGCGGAAGCCCTCGGCGTCGACGACGTTACCGGCACCGACCTTGACGTCCTCGCCGTAGTTGGCGCGAATCCACTCAATGGTGCGCTTCTGCCACTCGCTGAAGCCCTCGGAAGAGTCGATGCACAGGACATCGGCGCCGGCCTCGATGAGCAGCGGCACGCGCTCGGCATAGTCGCGGGTGTTGATACCGGCGCCGACCATGTAGCGCTTGTCGCCGTCGAGCAGCTCGTTGGGGTTGGTCTTGTGGCTGTCGTAGTCCTTGCGGAAGACGATGCCCATCAGGTGATCGTAGTCGTCGACGATGGGCAGGGCGTTGAGCTTGTTGTCCCAGATGACGTCGTTGGCAACCTTGAGGCTGATGTTCTTGTCGCCCACGATGAGCTGCTCACGCGGGGTCATGAACTCGGAGACCTTCGTCTGGTGGTCATCGCGGCTGGGGCGATAGTCGCGGCTGGTGACGATGCCCAGGAGCTTACCCTTGGGAGTGCCGTCGTCGGTGACCGGCATGGTGGAGTGACCGGTCTTCTCCTTGAGCTCGATGACCTGCTCCATGGTCATGTCGGGGGTCAACGTGGAATCGGACTGAACGAAGCCGGCCTTGTGATCCTTGACGGCCTTGACCATAGCGGCCTCGGACTCGGCGCTCTGGGAACCGTAAATAAAGGACAGGCCACCCTCGGTAGCGAGCGCGACACCCATGTCGACGCCCGAGACGGACTGCATGATGGCGGAAACCATGGGGATGTTCAGGGTGATTGCCGGCTTCTCACCGCGCTTAAAGCGGGTTAGCGGCGTCTTAAGAGAGACGTTGTTGGGGATGCACTGCGAGGACGAGTAACCAGGGACCAGCAGATACTCCGAAAACGTGTGGGACTCACCGGGAAAGAACGTAGCCATGTTTCTCCTTTTTCCATGCGACCGGTCGGCTGCAGGCCTCGTAGGACCCAGCCCAACCTTGGGCGCCCAATACTGGGGAAGTATCTTAACGCACTTTGACTGCTACAATGCATGTTTTAAGAAGAGCACACGAGGGTTTGACGCAGGCTTTGCGTTTGCCCAGCAAACACTTTAGCGGGGAGACGTGGAGCACATGAAGTACAAGACGACGGCAAAGTTGGTCATTCAAGCGTGCGACAAAGATCTGCCGGGCGTGTTCGGCCACGGCTGCGTCTTACTGCTGCAGGGCATCGCCCGCGAGCACTCGCTCAACCGCGCCGCCAAGAGCATGGGCATGGCGTATTCCAAAGCGTGGCGTATTGTAAACGAGGCTGAAGGCCAGCTGGGCTGCAAGCTCATCGAACGCGACGGAGCCCGCGGATCCACGCTCACCCCCGCCGGCGAGCGAGCCATAGCGGTCTACGAGGAGCTGCAGGCCGACATCAACAACGTCATCGCCACCAAAGCCGACGCCCTCATCGCCAGCATCAAAGAGTAGCCCATTTGGGACGGGGCCTTATAGCCACACAACCCCTTCTCATAAGTTGCGGTGAAATAGGGACTGTTTATGCGGTTAAAGCCGTAAATCAATCCCTATTTCACCGCAACTTATGAAGTCGAGGATGATTTAGCTAGTTGCGGAGGGCGTTGTCTAGGGTGGCGGCCACGATCAAGGGGTCGTCGGTGCCGGCGAAGAGGCGGATGGTGCTGCCCTGCTTGCCGCGTGGGGCCGAAAGACGCGTCGTTGCGCCGCCGGCAGGCGATGTGCGAAACTCCCCCGGCAAGGCGTCGAAAAGATCATCTGCACTACGCTCGTTAAGGTCGAATTCAACTGCCGGACCAAAGCCGTGCTCGAGGATTCCCGTTGCAACCGCATGATCGGGATGCGAGCTCAGCCCGGGATAGCGCACGTTGCGCACCATCTCGTTGGCGGCCAGGTACTCGGCCAGCGCACGGGCACGGTCGAAATGTGCCTGCATGCGGACATCGAGCGAGTCCAGTCCCCGCTCCAGCACAGCGGCCTCGTCAGCAGTCAAATCAAGCTTGGCCAAGCCACGGCCCTCAAGCAGGGCATGCGCGCACTCGGCCGCAGCATCCACACGATGGCGCTTGAGCTGCAAGCGCGCGACCGATACGGCAACCAACTTGCGCGGAGCATCACCGGCGCACACGCGATCGAGCGCCTCGAGCGACAGCGCGACACCCAGCCGCAGCGAATCGCAGCCAAAAGCTGACGCCACCGTGTTATCCACCACAAACAGCGCGTGGGCCTCACGCGCCGCCCGACCCAGCGCACGCAAATCGGGCACGCGCAGACCAAACCCGCCGATAGAGTTGACGAACCACCACAGGTGCGGACCCTCGGCATCAAACGAAGCATCAAAACCCTCGGACGCAGCGGCAAACGCCTCGGCGGACGGCGAGCCCACCAGCGCGACATCGCAGCAATCAAAGCCGCTCGAAAACGCATCGGCAAAGTCGTCCGCAAAGGCCACCAGGCGGTCACCGGGACGCACAACCCCCAACAGAGACAGCGCCGCCGGAACATGCGAAGCCGCAAGCAACCGCGCCTCACGCGCGCCGGCCCTCAAAGCCCAGGCATCTTCTAGCTGCTGTACGCCCATACGGTACCGTCCCTTCAAAACAAAACCCACGATGCGGGTGTTTCCCGCATCGTGGGCAACGGCTGCAGTATAGCGCCGATATGCGACGAATCGCCTAGATCTTGAGCGTGTGATAGGTCACGCTCGCACCCGGAGCGTCAACGGTCACACCATAGGTCTCGGGATAGATGCGCGTCGAGAACACGAGCGCGCCATCGTTCACAAACACCTCGACCGACGAGACATCGCCAACAATGCGCACGTTACGAACCTCGTCGACGGGCTCCCAACGCACGGTGCGACCGCAGCCGGCAGAAGCGCGACCCTCATCGGTAAATCGCATCTCAAAGCGCGAGGGCAGTTCGCCCTCGGCGGGCACAAGCGCCAGCTTTAGCTCGCCATCTACGGTCGCGGCAAACGCGCCGTCGACACCGTCGACAACAACGTCAAAGCAGGTATCGCCGGCAACCTCCAACGAGCCCTCCCCCACACGCACCGAGGCATAATGGTGCTCAATCTCGCGCGCCGGCTGCTGCAGCACCACGCCGCCGGCACCGGCTGTAAGCTCACGCGGCACCGTCATGCAGTGCTGCCAGCCGCACGCCACGGTGGGATCGTTGCCATAGGTCGGCTCATCAGGCATGCCCATCCAACCGATCAGAATGTGGCGACCGTCCTCGGCCGTAAACTCCTGCGGAGCATAGAAGTCAAAACCGGCGTCCCACAGACGGAACTCGCCCAGATCATAGACGCCGTCACCACCGGTAATGTCGCCCGTTACAGGCATGTAGCCCGCTGCATACACATTGCCGCGGTCCCAACGGTCGCCCTCGAGCCCCTGGGGAGAGAAAGACAGAAACCTTGCCGGCACGCCGCCATCCGCCTCAAGCTCCAGATACCCCGGGCACTCCCACATAAAGCCAAAGCGCTCGGGGGTAGACACGCGGCTCTCGAGCTCCCAACTCAGCATATCGGCCGAGCCATACACCAGGATCTCGCCCACATCGCGCCCGGCACCCTCGCCGTGCATGGCGCAAAATCGACTATCGACATGCGGCCCATCCACGCGACGACGCGCGCCCAGCACCATGTGGTAACGCCCATTATCATCGCGCCACACCTTGGGATCGCGCACATGGCAGGTCAAATCCTCGGGATAATCCTCGGACGCCAGCACCACACGCTTTTGGCTGAACTCCCGACCGGCAAGGCCATCAACGCTCTCGACATAAACAGTATCGGCGCGGCGGCCGGTATTGACGTAGTCGTACGTGCCGTCTGCATCGGAGAGTTTAACGTTGCCTGTGTACAGTACGCGAATGCGGCCGTCCTCGACCAAAGCCGAGCCCGAGTACACGCCATGGCAGTCAAACGGCTCGTCGGGAAGCAGCGGGGCGCCAACGTAGTCCCACGTCATAAGGTCGCGGCTCGTCGCATGGCCCCAGACCTTAACACCACCCTCGACATCAAACGGCGCATACTGAAAATAGGCATGGAACACGCCGCCCGCCTGGCAAAGACCGTTGGGGTCGTTGAGCCAGCCCGCCGGCGGCATAATATGAAAGCGCTGGCCATACTCGCCATGACCGCACTCAGAGGCGGCGGCGTCAACAGCGGCAACCAGCTTTGCAAGGTCGCGACCAAGTGCATTAGACATATTAAAGTCCTAACGGATCGAAAGTTATAAGGCACCAGAGATCGGCACCAGATACGGGAAACGCCCGCGAGCATACAGCCGCGGGTGTTCCTCAATCAAAAGCTCTTAGGCCTGCTCGGAAGCCTTGGGCTCGTCCTTGTACAGGACAAACGAGACGGCAAAGGAAACCAACGCGGCGACCGCAAACATGATCGCGTACTGCACGGGCTGGGCCAGGCACAGCAGGATACCGAAGATACCGGTAACGCCCGTGCCGGAGGCGGCCAGCGAAGTGAGCGCGCAGACCAGGGCACCGCAACCGCCGCCGATGCAGCCAGCGATGAAGG includes:
- a CDS encoding PLP-dependent transferase, whose amino-acid sequence is MGVQQLEDAWALRAGAREARLLAASHVPAALSLLGVVRPGDRLVAFADDFADAFSSGFDCCDVALVGSPSAEAFAAASEGFDASFDAEGPHLWWFVNSIGGFGLRVPDLRALGRAAREAHALFVVDNTVASAFGCDSLRLGVALSLEALDRVCAGDAPRKLVAVSVARLQLKRHRVDAAAECAHALLEGRGLAKLDLTADEAAVLERGLDSLDVRMQAHFDRARALAEYLAANEMVRNVRYPGLSSHPDHAVATGILEHGFGPAVEFDLNERSADDLFDALPGEFRTSPAGGATTRLSAPRGKQGSTIRLFAGTDDPLIVAATLDNALRN
- a CDS encoding IMP dehydrogenase, producing the protein MATFFPGESHTFSEYLLVPGYSSSQCIPNNVSLKTPLTRFKRGEKPAITLNIPMVSAIMQSVSGVDMGVALATEGGLSFIYGSQSAESEAAMVKAVKDHKAGFVQSDSTLTPDMTMEQVIELKEKTGHSTMPVTDDGTPKGKLLGIVTSRDYRPSRDDHQTKVSEFMTPREQLIVGDKNISLKVANDVIWDNKLNALPIVDDYDHLMGIVFRKDYDSHKTNPNELLDGDKRYMVGAGINTRDYAERVPLLIEAGADVLCIDSSEGFSEWQKRTIEWIRANYGEDVKVGAGNVVDAEGFRFLADCGADFIKVGIGGGSICITRETKGIGRGQATALIDVCRARDEYYEETGVYVPVCSDGGIVYDYHMTLALAMGADFMMLGRYFARFDESPTERVNVNGQYMKEYWGEGSARARNWQRYDLGGAAKLSFVEGVDSYVPYAGSLKDGVGGTLYKVKSTMCNCGALSIPELQEKARLTLVSSTSIVEGGAHDVVVKDSQQSVSYR
- a CDS encoding glycoside hydrolase family 32 protein — translated: MSNALGRDLAKLVAAVDAAASECGHGEYGQRFHIMPPAGWLNDPNGLCQAGGVFHAYFQYAPFDVEGGVKVWGHATSRDLMTWDYVGAPLLPDEPFDCHGVYSGSALVEDGRIRVLYTGNVKLSDADGTYDYVNTGRRADTVYVESVDGLAGREFSQKRVVLASEDYPEDLTCHVRDPKVWRDDNGRYHMVLGARRRVDGPHVDSRFCAMHGEGAGRDVGEILVYGSADMLSWELESRVSTPERFGFMWECPGYLELEADGGVPARFLSFSPQGLEGDRWDRGNVYAAGYMPVTGDITGGDGVYDLGEFRLWDAGFDFYAPQEFTAEDGRHILIGWMGMPDEPTYGNDPTVACGWQHCMTVPRELTAGAGGVVLQQPAREIEHHYASVRVGEGSLEVAGDTCFDVVVDGVDGAFAATVDGELKLALVPAEGELPSRFEMRFTDEGRASAGCGRTVRWEPVDEVRNVRIVGDVSSVEVFVNDGALVFSTRIYPETYGVTVDAPGASVTYHTLKI
- the leuS gene encoding leucine--tRNA ligase yields the protein MCDCTDHKDEIPAYDAQAIESKWMKAWEDSNLFAVDTDDSKPKKYVLEMFPYPSGDLHMGHARNYTIGDAMARQARMRGYDVLHPIGFDAFGLPAENAAIKHNTQAAAWTYKNMDQALATMKRMGFSYDLDRMVKTCSPDYYRWGQWIFEKLWEKGLVYRKKNPVNWCPNCKTVLANEQVTEGKCWRCGTEPEKRDLEQWYFKITEYSQELLDDLEKLPGWPERVKQMQANWIGRSEGAEVDFTLCDQDGEPIEGDEGKITVFTTRADTLFGVSFFVLAPEYARLHELVEGTEYEEAVTKIVEDSKHISAVERAQGALEKHGAFTGRYVVNPVNGEKVPVWVADYVVADYGTGAVMAVPCGDQRDFEFARKYDLPIVPIILDDDDRAVVEASGETIDTFHAETVDWDCAHAAEGTLVQSGKYTGMRGGKHSEGEAAIVADLEAMGCGRRKVEFRLRDWLISRQRYWGNPIPAIHCEHCGIVPVPEDQLPVTLPENLDLGAGETLAECKDFYETTCPVCGRPAKRETDTMDTFTCSSWYYLRYTDPHNTELPFSREAADRWMPVDNYIGGIEHAILHLLYSRFFTKALRDLGLLSVDEPFTNLLCQGMVKDENGDTMSKSKGNVVPPSSVIEPYGADTMRLAILFIAPPEKDFDWDPKAVEGANRFIKRAWRIVWQLVQSGDANVAFDKSVLDETAMKLYRERHRTIAKCTEDFDRGQFNTAISAVMELVNAASAYLNATEGAERDKALCYGVAKDIVSVLAPICPFWADELWHEALGCEGNAYTAAWPEFDLAESIEDTVQIVVQVLGKVRGRIDVPRDASNEEMQAAAEAAVAKWTEGKTVVKAICVPGKLVNLVVK
- a CDS encoding LysR family transcriptional regulator, which encodes MKYKTTAKLVIQACDKDLPGVFGHGCVLLLQGIAREHSLNRAAKSMGMAYSKAWRIVNEAEGQLGCKLIERDGARGSTLTPAGERAIAVYEELQADINNVIATKADALIASIKE